One part of the Hydra vulgaris chromosome 01, alternate assembly HydraT2T_AEP genome encodes these proteins:
- the LOC136074252 gene encoding uncharacterized protein LOC136074252 encodes MSKTRELSVSERSQIVILHKQGHSQVEISKIMKCSRKAVQNAINRFSETGSYKNRPKTGRKRILSPRNHRFLNRISLRNRTKSSKDLVSDLWEHRKIQISAPSVRRYLKEGNLHGRRARRKPLLTEHHKKLRLEWAKQHQKIGPKLFGQTNQI; translated from the coding sequence atgaGTAAAACACGCGAACTTTCTGTGAGTGAAAGAAGCCAAATTGTGATACTCCATAAACAAGGACATTCCCAAGtggaaatttcaaaaattatgaaatgCTCAAGGAAAGCAGTGCAAAATGCTATAAATAGATTTAGTGAAACTGGTTCATACAAAAATAGACCAAAAACGGGAAGAAAACGTATACTTTCTCCTAGAAACCATCGTTTCCTCAACAGGATTTCACTTCGAAATCGGACCAAATCTTCTAAAGACTTGGTTAGCGATCTGTGGGAGCACAGAAAAATTCAAATTTCTGCTCCAAGTGTTAGAAGATACTTAAAAGAAGGTAATTTACATGGAAGAAGGGCTCGCCGAAAACCATTGCTGACTGAGCACCATAAGAAACTTCGTTTAGAATGGGCTAAACAGCACCAAAAGATTGGGCCAAAATTATTTGGTCAGACGAATCAAATATAG
- the LOC136074253 gene encoding uncharacterized protein LOC136074253, whose product MRANIEEKDRYAALVLKEEGYSIRQIAEKLGRSHSCIINIIQRYKETRSINDRHRTGRNKISNDRDVRSLVRLMKENRQASSTDLSTKWTLSNGLKASPRTVRRVLHNLNYLWCAAAKKPRLN is encoded by the coding sequence atgcGTGCAAATATCGAAGAAAAAGACAGATACGCGGCTCTTGTATTAAAAGAAGAAGGCTATAGCATCAGACAAATAGCAGAAAAGCTCGGAAGGTCTCACTCTTGCATTATTAACATAATTCAACGATACAAAGAGACCCGGTCAATTAATGATCGTCATAGGACTGGAcgcaataaaatttcaaatgaccGTGATGTTCGCTCGTTAGTGAgattaatgaaagaaaacagACAAGCATCATCTACAGACTTGTCTACGAAATGGACACTGTCAAATGGTCTGAAAGCAAGCCCTAGAACTGTGCGAAGGGTCCTccacaatttaaattatttatggtGTGCTGCTGCAAAAAAACCAcgcttaaattaa